A stretch of DNA from Vibrio rhizosphaerae:
GTCTCTCGTGGCTGTTACCGCCCGCGCATGATCGGGGATTCGATTACGGTGGATAACTAAGTAACACGTTGATTTTGTGTGACAATGGTGATGTATGATGCATCAGAAATATTTATATGTGATTCAACTCTCATAATCATCAGGATTCATGCCAAGGGGGTAACAGAATTCAGGTGATATTATTGTTCTGCTCAATAGATCTGAGATGATAGCTCGGATATTCAGGCGCTATCATATCTAAGCACCTGAGTGAACACCATTCTATTCCAATTCGGTGACCTGATCGGAGAGAGCCAGGTGACAATATCCGTGCATCAATTGTCAGCCATATTTTGATTTGGCAGGGCAGAATGTAATTTGATGACAGCTTGAATGGTGCTGATTACTTTTGGATTGAAGGTTGGGAACTCCGATATTGCTGAGATAACAGCACGGCAATTTGACGTCCCATATTTTTTGAATGGATTATCATGGTGAAATGCCTCTTACCTTGGCATAACGTGTTTACGGAAAGGTGGGGCTCACCTAATTTAAAGAGAGTCATATTATGCCTAAGCGTAGCAGAGAAGAAACAGAAGTCACGATACAGACCATATTAGATGCAGTCGTCTATCAGGTGCTGAACCTCGGTTATGACCGCATGTCGTATACGACACTCAGTCAGCAGACAGGTATTTCACGCACGGGGATCAGCCATCACTTTCCTAAAAAGACGGACTTTGCCACAGCCCTGAATAGCCAGATTTTTCTGCTGTTCACCTCTTATCTTGAGTTGGAAAATGGGGTTGCGGCATTCCGTCGGAGCTGGATGCAGGCATTGGAACACAGCCAGTTTGTTGCGATTTTAAGATTTCTGTTCCACCACATCATTTCTGCTGAACGCTCGGTGGATGTCTCGCGTCAGGGGTTAGAACGGATGTACCATTTGATTGAAGAAAAGCTCGGAACCGATGCGGATAAAGAGCTGGAATGGTTGTTGGGTAAATCATTGGTGGCGATGAGCAATCATGAAATTCTGGAACCGGAGGCGGTTTAACCGAAGTCATCTATCCGGTGGATAAATCAAAAGGACTGCTGATGCAGTCCTTTTGATTTGGTTGGGGGGCTGAGTTATCTGACCGATACACGGGCATTGATACAGCCCGTGAATGGTGTTGGTTTTCCTTGTGTTAACGGAAAAAATCGACCTGATTTTTCAGATGTTCTGCCAGAGATTGTAGTGCTGAAGCGCTCTCCGCTGTTTTCGCATTGGTTTGTTGACCTTGCTGATTCAACTGACTGATTTCTGAAGCACTTTGGGCTACATCAGCAGAAACCTGTGCTTGTTGCTCTGCGGTTGTGGCAATGGTTTGGGCTTGAGAAGCAATCGAATGGATCTGTTCCGCGATAGTTTCGAGTGATGTTCCGGCATCCTGAGACTTATTCAACATATTATCCGCATGATGTTGACTCTGTTGCATCAACTGGACGGCATTTTTCGTTGAATGTTTGAGTTTGTCGATAATGGTGACCACACTCTGAACGGATGTTTGCGTTCTTTGCGCTAACGTTCTGACTTCATCGGCGACGACCGCAAAACCACGGCCCTGATCACCAGCCCGTGCCGCTTCGATCGCTGCATTGAGGGCCAGCAGATTGGTCTGTTCGGCAATGGCATCAATCATTTCCGTGACCGTCTGAATGCTTTCACTATCGGTTCTGAGCTGATCGATAGCCTGAGAGGATTGTGTTAACTGATCATTGAGTTGAGCCACATCGATACAAACATCTTCCACCAAATTCAAACCCGATTGAGTATTCTCGTTGGCCTGGCGGACATTTTCTGCAATCGCTTCGACCTGCATGGCAACATCTTTCGCGGAGGTTGCCATCTCTTCAATGGCAGTTACGACCTGTTCAACCTGTTCATGTTGCCGTTCGG
This window harbors:
- a CDS encoding TetR/AcrR family transcriptional regulator, which gives rise to MPKRSREETEVTIQTILDAVVYQVLNLGYDRMSYTTLSQQTGISRTGISHHFPKKTDFATALNSQIFLLFTSYLELENGVAAFRRSWMQALEHSQFVAILRFLFHHIISAERSVDVSRQGLERMYHLIEEKLGTDADKELEWLLGKSLVAMSNHEILEPEAV